In Treponema primitia ZAS-2, a genomic segment contains:
- a CDS encoding WecB/TagA/CpsF family glycosyltransferase translates to MDLEIPRQVERINMLRVPLDIVPQESLAPTVYKLLFADLPASASAGKLPTAEKGTVKGKNIILLSLWDLLRARGNNEYRSFVETASLIVPISKSLVGGARFLTGKTPFRYMPFDFIINLLTVLENRELSVYLLGAKARILKKAEKNIRQTFPNLRIVGRFVGNFRRQDEASILEAIRKAAPSLLLIGKGVHGEERWIARNSGQLNPGLRLWCSDIFDVFAERKRRPSRRIFEGGFEWIGYCFQHPLRFFRIFPYFYYKILLVIYRLFKKNRN, encoded by the coding sequence GTGGACCTTGAAATACCCCGACAGGTAGAACGGATCAATATGCTCAGGGTCCCCCTGGATATAGTGCCCCAGGAATCTTTAGCCCCTACGGTTTATAAGCTACTCTTTGCGGATCTTCCAGCATCGGCTTCAGCCGGCAAGCTCCCCACAGCGGAAAAGGGGACCGTTAAGGGCAAAAACATCATCTTACTGTCCCTATGGGATCTCCTGCGAGCCAGGGGGAATAATGAGTACCGTTCGTTCGTAGAGACTGCGTCCCTGATCGTCCCCATCTCAAAAAGCCTGGTTGGGGGAGCGCGTTTTTTAACCGGCAAAACCCCATTCCGGTATATGCCCTTTGATTTTATCATCAACCTGCTGACCGTCCTGGAAAATCGGGAATTGTCGGTCTACCTTTTAGGTGCCAAAGCCCGGATCCTTAAAAAAGCTGAAAAGAACATACGCCAGACCTTCCCGAATCTCCGGATAGTAGGCCGCTTTGTGGGAAACTTCAGGCGCCAGGATGAGGCCTCCATACTGGAAGCCATACGCAAGGCAGCGCCTTCACTGTTGCTCATCGGTAAGGGAGTCCACGGCGAAGAACGGTGGATCGCCCGAAACAGCGGCCAACTCAATCCCGGGCTCCGGCTCTGGTGCAGCGACATTTTTGATGTTTTTGCGGAACGGAAACGGCGCCCTTCCCGGAGGATCTTTGAGGGTGGCTTTGAGTGGATAGGCTACTGTTTTCAGCACCCTTTGCGGTTTTTTAGAATTTTTCCCTATTTTTACTATAAAATACTGCTGGTGATTTACCGGTTGTTTAAGAAGAATCGGAACTAG
- a CDS encoding PspA/IM30 family protein, which produces MGIFSRLKTLISSNVNDIINKAENPEKMLNQLLIDMNTQLIESKKAVAMAIADEKKLERETANQEAQAQDWEKKAMLAVRAGKDDLAREALLRQQEYTNSSAEYRKQWEAQKASVDKLKESLRELQNKIEEASRKKNLLVARAKRAEAQQKIQNTISSVSGNRTAFDAFDRMAQKVDQMEAQADAAKELDDFSADNDLEKKFAELEKSDTSADMMLLELKEKMKALPGSTSE; this is translated from the coding sequence ATGGGAATTTTTTCAAGATTAAAAACCCTTATCTCTTCAAATGTGAATGATATAATCAATAAAGCCGAAAACCCGGAAAAAATGCTCAACCAGCTGTTGATCGATATGAATACCCAGCTTATCGAATCTAAAAAAGCGGTGGCCATGGCCATAGCGGACGAAAAAAAGCTTGAGCGGGAAACGGCAAACCAGGAAGCCCAAGCCCAGGACTGGGAGAAAAAGGCCATGCTGGCGGTACGGGCGGGCAAGGACGACCTGGCCAGAGAGGCCCTGCTCCGTCAGCAGGAATACACAAACAGCAGCGCCGAGTACCGCAAACAGTGGGAAGCCCAGAAAGCTTCGGTGGACAAGCTCAAGGAATCCCTCCGTGAATTGCAAAATAAGATTGAAGAGGCTTCGCGAAAGAAGAATCTCCTGGTAGCTCGGGCAAAACGGGCGGAAGCCCAGCAGAAGATACAGAACACCATTTCCAGCGTCTCCGGCAACCGGACCGCCTTTGATGCCTTTGACCGTATGGCCCAGAAGGTAGACCAGATGGAAGCCCAGGCTGATGCCGCCAAGGAACTGGACGATTTTTCCGCCGACAATGACCTGGAAAAGAAGTTTGCGGAGCTGGAAAAGTCAGATACCAGCGCGGATATGATGCTCCTGGAATTAAAAGAAAAAATGAAGGCCCTGCCCGGCTCCACTTCTGAATGA
- a CDS encoding CatB-related O-acetyltransferase — MENNELPDPDMIFPIPNLNMLINIKPTIKNKNIIVGDFTYFSGDDFEKQVTHHYEWLNDKLIIGKFCQIAAGVEFIMNGANHQMNCVSTFPFNIFKKWNEIVSPDEIQTKGDTIIGNDVWIGQNSTILPGIKIGDGAIIGTRSVVGRDVEPYTIMAGNPAKIIRKRFGNELIEIMLKLKWWDLPVSEIRKLIPILHNKDIEYVKEELKKALK, encoded by the coding sequence ATGGAGAATAATGAATTGCCCGATCCTGATATGATATTTCCTATACCTAATCTAAATATGTTAATCAATATAAAACCTACAATCAAAAACAAAAATATTATCGTAGGGGATTTTACTTATTTCAGCGGCGATGATTTTGAAAAACAGGTTACCCATCATTATGAATGGCTCAATGATAAATTAATCATAGGAAAGTTTTGCCAAATAGCAGCCGGTGTTGAATTTATTATGAATGGAGCAAACCATCAAATGAATTGTGTGTCAACGTTTCCCTTTAATATATTCAAAAAATGGAATGAAATTGTATCCCCGGATGAAATTCAAACAAAAGGGGACACAATTATTGGAAATGATGTATGGATAGGGCAAAATTCTACAATATTGCCCGGAATAAAAATAGGTGATGGGGCAATAATTGGAACGAGAAGTGTTGTAGGAAGAGATGTAGAACCTTATACAATAATGGCCGGAAATCCTGCAAAAATTATCAGAAAAAGGTTTGGCAATGAATTAATAGAAATAATGTTAAAATTGAAATGGTGGGATTTACCGGTTAGTGAAATCAGAAAATTAATACCAATACTACATAATAAAGATATAGAATATGTAAAAGAAGAATTAAAAAAGGCCCTTAAATAA
- a CDS encoding metallophosphoesterase family protein translates to MRILVVSDIHANLAALEAVLEKTQGDRDEIVCLGDLVGYGPDPRECIARVKEVCALILGGNHDLAAGGAIGLANFADHSRAAIEWTIPRLSPEDREYLSKLPLKTGYRDLLLSHGNPRDPLWGYIFSQYDAETAFSFMESSAVICCFFGHTHVPSFFLESREQGSCLVGYGEPDLIIETHGTSSAASRGEKPQGELREEGPLRELHRNNRVLLNPGSVGFPRNEPDAYSPRRGRYGAARYALFDTESGIWQFKRIEYDMQDTAKRMKQQGLR, encoded by the coding sequence ATGAGAATATTAGTCGTTTCGGATATACATGCCAATTTGGCTGCCCTTGAGGCGGTACTGGAAAAAACCCAGGGGGATCGGGACGAAATTGTCTGCCTGGGGGATCTGGTCGGCTACGGCCCGGACCCCCGGGAATGTATCGCCCGGGTAAAGGAAGTCTGCGCCCTTATTCTGGGGGGCAACCACGATTTAGCAGCCGGGGGAGCAATCGGGCTTGCCAATTTTGCGGATCATTCCCGGGCTGCTATAGAGTGGACCATCCCCCGATTGAGCCCTGAAGACCGGGAGTACCTTTCCAAACTTCCCCTGAAAACCGGCTACCGGGACCTGCTCCTATCCCACGGAAACCCCCGGGATCCCCTTTGGGGCTACATTTTTTCCCAATACGATGCGGAGACAGCCTTTAGCTTTATGGAAAGCAGCGCCGTTATCTGCTGTTTTTTTGGCCATACCCATGTGCCATCATTTTTTCTGGAAAGCCGGGAACAAGGTTCTTGTCTAGTCGGGTATGGTGAGCCGGACTTGATTATTGAAACTCACGGAACTTCCAGCGCAGCTTCCCGCGGTGAAAAGCCCCAGGGGGAGCTGCGCGAGGAAGGGCCACTCAGGGAGCTCCACCGGAATAACCGGGTTTTACTTAATCCGGGGAGCGTGGGGTTTCCGCGAAATGAGCCGGACGCATACAGTCCCCGTCGGGGCAGGTACGGCGCAGCCCGGTATGCTCTGTTCGATACCGAGTCGGGAATCTGGCAGTTCAAGCGCATTGAGTACGATATGCAGGATACTGCGAAGCGGATGAAACAGCAGGGACTGAGGTAG
- a CDS encoding RNA methyltransferase, with amino-acid sequence MYLSDLVIILCRPSESGNVGAVCRAMMNMGLSRLRLVAPFPLEDEVVRARAVHAEQVWEEAETFDTLSAAAADLSLVIGTTRRRGRHRKSVTLTPEECAAFFRGHPGQAALVFGNERTGLEAEELNFCSLASHIPANEAFPSLNLSHAVQLYAYQFFRLLAPAPGTAPAEFGSGLVDAAPRTFPSQTVKGTWVPLDRTSADTLAKSMTNTLASLGFYKQPGREDQERLFRDLIARAGLSEREGRYLGEIFSKALMLAGKKGNPSSDSS; translated from the coding sequence ATGTATCTTTCAGATCTGGTGATTATCCTCTGCCGCCCCTCTGAATCCGGAAATGTGGGAGCGGTTTGCCGGGCTATGATGAACATGGGCCTGAGCCGGCTGCGCCTGGTTGCTCCGTTTCCTCTGGAAGATGAGGTAGTCCGAGCTCGGGCGGTCCACGCGGAACAGGTTTGGGAGGAGGCGGAGACCTTTGACACCCTTTCCGCCGCAGCGGCGGACCTGTCTCTGGTTATAGGCACTACCCGCCGCCGGGGCCGGCACCGCAAGTCCGTCACCCTGACTCCGGAGGAATGCGCTGCCTTCTTCCGGGGCCACCCTGGCCAGGCCGCCCTGGTTTTCGGCAACGAACGTACCGGCCTGGAGGCGGAGGAACTGAATTTTTGCAGCCTGGCCTCCCATATCCCGGCGAACGAAGCCTTCCCATCCCTGAATCTTTCCCATGCGGTCCAGCTTTACGCCTACCAGTTCTTCCGCCTACTTGCCCCTGCCCCGGGGACCGCCCCGGCTGAATTTGGCTCCGGCCTGGTGGATGCCGCTCCGCGAACCTTCCCCAGCCAAACCGTAAAGGGAACCTGGGTCCCCCTGGACCGAACCTCTGCGGATACCCTGGCCAAATCAATGACCAATACCCTGGCTAGCCTGGGTTTCTATAAACAGCCCGGCCGGGAGGATCAGGAGCGGCTCTTTCGGGATTTAATCGCCCGGGCCGGCCTGTCTGAGCGGGAAGGGCGGTATTTGGGGGAGATTTTTTCAAAGGCCCTGATGCTGGCGGGGAAGAAAGGGAACCCTAGTTCCGATTCTTCTTAA
- a CDS encoding RsmE family RNA methyltransferase, translating to MKQFILNEAPDSGGVVRLSGKDFHYLVRVRRLKEGAVFEALLPPRANPSAEADAGTSRESTGVKVRVLVQSLAGGVLTGECLPVELIDETALPPIILFQALPKGAKLDLIVRQATEGGINEIRPFISDYAVPRGFVEKDEQDKAGRVERWRRIIKEARQQSGSSIATEIEAPCTVEALLEYWGELRKKCERPLGIILHQTPQMSTGPRGSVGPLARDTFHDYLSINPDLVALAVGPEGGFSPDELSRFLAAGFKPLVIGNTILRTETAALYAAAAVRVILLENKTWTLKYPDR from the coding sequence ATGAAACAGTTCATCCTGAACGAAGCGCCGGATTCCGGAGGGGTGGTCCGGCTTTCGGGTAAGGATTTCCACTACCTGGTTCGGGTCCGGCGGCTCAAAGAAGGGGCCGTTTTCGAGGCCCTGCTGCCCCCCCGGGCGAATCCCTCGGCAGAAGCTGATGCCGGAACTTCCCGCGAAAGCACCGGGGTGAAAGTCCGGGTGTTGGTGCAGTCCTTGGCCGGCGGGGTGCTTACCGGGGAATGTCTCCCTGTGGAACTCATTGACGAAACTGCCCTGCCCCCTATCATCCTGTTCCAGGCACTTCCCAAGGGGGCTAAATTGGACCTCATTGTACGTCAGGCCACTGAGGGGGGCATTAACGAAATCCGCCCCTTTATTTCCGATTATGCGGTACCCAGGGGCTTCGTGGAAAAGGACGAGCAGGATAAAGCGGGCCGGGTGGAACGGTGGCGGCGTATCATAAAGGAAGCCAGACAGCAAAGCGGCTCCTCAATTGCTACGGAAATCGAAGCGCCCTGTACTGTGGAAGCCCTGCTGGAGTATTGGGGGGAACTGCGGAAAAAGTGCGAGCGGCCCCTGGGGATCATCCTCCACCAGACCCCCCAGATGTCCACTGGACCCCGGGGGTCTGTCGGACCCCTTGCACGGGATACTTTTCACGATTATCTTAGTATAAACCCCGATTTGGTTGCCCTCGCGGTGGGACCGGAAGGTGGATTTTCACCTGATGAACTAAGCCGGTTTTTAGCTGCAGGGTTTAAGCCCCTGGTAATAGGAAACACTATTTTGAGAACCGAAACCGCCGCCCTGTATGCAGCTGCGGCGGTGCGGGTCATTCTTTTGGAGAATAAAACGTGGACCTTGAAATACCCCGACAGGTAG
- a CDS encoding YbjN domain-containing protein, translated as MAENKVEQYLIDLMLSYQEADTNVWLIDDEEHALQGVAVALSEPLVILRAVVMDTPKRNQLELFTKLLELNSNDLVHGAYALEGDKIVLIDTLEYDTMDFTEFRASLDAFSLALIQHYPILSKYR; from the coding sequence ATGGCGGAAAATAAAGTAGAACAATACCTTATTGATCTAATGCTTTCGTATCAGGAAGCGGACACTAATGTCTGGCTGATTGATGATGAAGAACATGCTCTGCAGGGTGTAGCGGTAGCCCTGAGCGAACCCCTGGTGATCCTGCGGGCAGTTGTCATGGACACCCCGAAAAGAAACCAACTGGAACTGTTCACCAAGCTCCTAGAATTGAATTCCAATGATCTGGTGCATGGCGCCTATGCCCTGGAGGGCGATAAGATAGTTTTAATTGATACTTTAGAATACGATACCATGGATTTTACCGAATTCCGGGCTTCCCTGGACGCCTTTAGCCTGGCCCTGATTCAGCACTATCCAATTTTAAGTAAATACCGATAA
- a CDS encoding STAS domain-containing protein, whose product MTNNEIIAGFDDEKDESLKIKLQKIAEVEGCLVLYLSGYIDTYNSNYFQKRVAKAIESGFIRLVFQCGGLNYVSSTGIGSFTAFLKSVKPRGGDLVLLEIQPKVYEVFQLLGFSQFFNIKDNLDDSVNFFRSGTTGEQLSLFPKVFSCPICSKKLKALKPGRFRCSECKTILAIDNSGQVFLG is encoded by the coding sequence ATGACTAATAACGAGATTATTGCCGGGTTTGACGACGAAAAAGATGAAAGCCTCAAGATAAAGCTGCAAAAGATTGCAGAAGTAGAGGGTTGTCTTGTTCTGTATCTTTCCGGTTATATTGACACCTACAATTCCAATTATTTCCAAAAACGGGTAGCCAAAGCTATTGAGTCAGGCTTTATACGCCTGGTCTTTCAATGCGGGGGACTTAACTACGTTTCTTCCACCGGCATAGGCTCCTTTACCGCCTTCCTGAAGTCCGTTAAACCCCGAGGGGGTGACCTGGTGCTTCTGGAAATCCAGCCAAAGGTATATGAGGTATTCCAATTGCTGGGATTTTCCCAGTTTTTCAATATCAAAGACAATCTGGATGATTCGGTAAACTTTTTCCGAAGCGGCACAACCGGGGAACAGCTTTCCCTTTTCCCCAAGGTCTTTTCGTGCCCCATCTGTTCCAAAAAACTTAAGGCCCTCAAACCCGGCCGCTTCCGGTGTTCCGAATGTAAAACCATCCTGGCAATCGACAATTCCGGACAAGTGTTCCTTGGATAA
- a CDS encoding S41 family peptidase, which produces MDYNTELQSGETLQNVPQKNPQKIPVLWFVATLVLCAVFIFVSVPRASAQGEEQDSKKYTSIIQSVFDFIQKRYVEEVDPKVLYEGTMTGMFNALGDPYTAFLPESAMSDLNDTTQGNFGGVGLYISKPTGARPDGKPAYVEVASPIEDTPGARAGISPGDLIVEINDESTDALTMDEVLSRLRGAPGVDVRLLIRRGEKLVFPVTLTRAIIEVPTVKHAMIEKIGYLKLLTFTPMSVDRTREALEDFKNQGYTSFILDLRNNYGGLLHSAVGISDLFLEGGVVVSTKSRISSENAVFTARRGAVVPSNIPIVVLINRGSASASEIVAGALKDRGRAYLVGEKSYGKGSVQQVFPLEKAGFRITTARYYTPSDVNIDKIGIPPDREVLFPEFTNDEAEKLSALITDNKIPAFVEANPDASPARVDTFAKELNTEYMIDLTLLRRLIWNEQTRTAIAPVYDLEYDVQLQEAVNILQNGNFGQLMQTTKTLRELQNEATVEETALAS; this is translated from the coding sequence ATGGATTATAACACCGAACTGCAATCCGGGGAAACTTTACAGAATGTTCCGCAAAAAAACCCGCAAAAGATACCTGTATTATGGTTTGTGGCGACCCTGGTCCTATGCGCCGTTTTTATCTTTGTCTCCGTACCCCGGGCCTCAGCTCAGGGGGAGGAACAGGACTCGAAAAAGTACACCTCAATTATTCAAAGCGTATTTGATTTTATTCAGAAGCGGTATGTGGAAGAGGTGGATCCGAAAGTCCTCTACGAAGGCACCATGACCGGCATGTTCAATGCCCTGGGTGATCCCTACACAGCTTTTTTGCCCGAATCGGCTATGTCCGATTTAAACGATACCACCCAGGGGAATTTCGGCGGCGTAGGGCTGTATATTTCCAAACCCACAGGCGCCCGGCCCGATGGCAAGCCCGCCTATGTGGAAGTTGCCTCCCCCATTGAGGACACCCCGGGCGCCAGGGCGGGGATAAGCCCTGGAGATCTGATCGTGGAGATAAACGATGAATCCACCGATGCCCTGACCATGGACGAAGTGCTAAGCCGTCTCCGGGGCGCCCCCGGGGTGGATGTGCGGCTCCTGATCCGCCGGGGGGAAAAGCTGGTATTCCCGGTGACCCTCACCAGGGCCATTATCGAAGTTCCCACGGTGAAACATGCCATGATCGAAAAGATAGGGTACCTCAAACTTCTTACCTTTACCCCCATGAGCGTAGACCGGACCAGGGAAGCCCTGGAGGATTTTAAAAATCAGGGCTATACGAGTTTTATCCTGGATCTGCGGAATAACTATGGAGGGCTCCTCCATTCTGCGGTAGGGATCAGCGATCTCTTCCTGGAGGGCGGGGTGGTGGTATCCACCAAGTCCCGGATTTCTTCGGAAAACGCCGTATTTACTGCCCGGCGGGGCGCCGTGGTTCCTTCGAATATTCCTATTGTGGTCCTGATCAACCGGGGTTCCGCCTCGGCATCGGAGATCGTGGCAGGCGCCTTGAAAGACCGGGGCCGAGCTTATCTGGTGGGAGAAAAATCCTATGGCAAAGGCTCGGTCCAGCAGGTTTTCCCCCTGGAAAAGGCGGGGTTCAGGATTACGACAGCCCGGTACTATACCCCCAGTGATGTAAACATTGACAAAATCGGCATCCCCCCGGATCGGGAGGTGCTGTTCCCGGAATTCACCAACGATGAGGCGGAAAAGTTAAGCGCCCTTATCACAGACAATAAAATCCCCGCCTTTGTGGAGGCCAATCCCGATGCAAGCCCAGCCAGGGTGGACACCTTTGCCAAGGAATTAAACACCGAATACATGATTGATCTCACCCTGCTCCGCCGCTTAATCTGGAACGAGCAGACCCGGACCGCCATTGCCCCGGTGTACGATCTGGAATACGATGTACAGCTCCAGGAAGCGGTGAATATTCTGCAAAATGGAAACTTCGGCCAGTTAATGCAAACTACCAAGACCTTGAGGGAACTGCAAAACGAGGCCACTGTAGAGGAAACCGCCCTGGCGTCATAA